The Halogranum gelatinilyticum genome includes a window with the following:
- a CDS encoding TOBE domain-containing protein, whose amino-acid sequence MSPTPGNRLRGIVRSVTHRGGQVHVVLDGPDGEPYTTVLMAQTAARLDLRPGDEIEATVHVAEVVVNGRRAQSVVRTPVTVADSGTPDRTVA is encoded by the coding sequence ATGTCCCCCACGCCAGGCAATCGACTGAGAGGCATCGTCCGGTCAGTAACGCATCGCGGTGGCCAAGTCCACGTCGTCCTCGACGGACCCGACGGAGAGCCGTACACGACGGTGTTGATGGCACAGACCGCGGCCCGCCTCGACCTCCGTCCGGGCGACGAAATCGAGGCGACGGTCCACGTCGCGGAGGTCGTCGTCAACGGGCGACGGGCGCAGTCGGTCGTACGGACGCCCGTCACCGTCGCCGACAGCGGTACTCCCGACCGCACAGTGGCATAG
- a CDS encoding mechanosensitive ion channel family protein, producing MIPQLVLQTSAPTTTPTGNSTAASDPLGSLLSAVGQGLFPDGLAFGLQVLLTIIIVAVVLIVRYYEDKWVQSHSFDSVKRVAIAGGIALFTAVGVLLLIDVWELGTQLRDSFGSLRSQRLAGRVLISAVLIGITYTLSNFVGRVIQVASGSGDAISRHQQEIIYRLTQIGMYATVVLVVLSLFTQDIGSLLVGAGFLGIIVGMAARQTLGSVLAGFVLMLSRPFEIGDWIAVDDHEGTVTDITIVDTRIQTFDGEYVILPNDQISGGTLVNRTRKGRLRLEVEIGVDYATDPERAAEVALEAVEELDELMGVPSPRVVLKRFADSSVILGVRVWIDNPSARRKWRARTAVISAVKYAFEEEGIKIPFPQRELSSRDAEGDVPLAGGGERHEATTDGGGDE from the coding sequence GTCGTTGCTCAGTGCCGTCGGACAGGGGCTCTTTCCCGACGGTCTCGCCTTCGGGCTGCAGGTCCTGTTGACGATCATCATCGTGGCAGTCGTCCTGATCGTCCGCTACTACGAGGACAAGTGGGTCCAATCGCACTCGTTCGACTCGGTCAAGCGTGTCGCCATCGCTGGCGGCATCGCTCTCTTCACGGCGGTCGGCGTGCTGCTGCTCATCGACGTCTGGGAACTCGGCACACAGCTCCGCGACTCGTTCGGTAGTCTCAGGAGCCAACGGCTCGCCGGTCGCGTCCTCATCTCGGCGGTCCTCATCGGTATCACCTACACCCTGTCGAACTTCGTCGGCCGGGTCATCCAGGTCGCATCGGGGTCGGGCGACGCCATCAGCCGCCACCAACAGGAGATCATCTACCGGCTCACCCAGATCGGGATGTACGCGACGGTGGTGCTCGTCGTCCTCAGCCTGTTCACGCAGGACATCGGCAGCCTCCTCGTCGGGGCCGGATTCCTCGGTATCATCGTGGGTATGGCCGCCCGCCAGACGCTCGGGTCGGTGCTCGCGGGCTTCGTCCTGATGCTCTCGCGGCCCTTCGAGATCGGCGACTGGATCGCCGTCGACGACCACGAGGGGACCGTCACCGACATCACCATCGTCGACACGCGTATCCAGACGTTCGACGGCGAGTACGTCATCCTCCCGAACGACCAGATCAGCGGCGGGACGCTCGTCAACCGCACGCGGAAAGGGCGGCTCCGCCTCGAAGTGGAGATCGGCGTCGACTACGCGACCGACCCCGAACGCGCCGCGGAGGTCGCCCTCGAAGCCGTCGAGGAACTCGACGAGCTGATGGGGGTTCCGTCCCCGCGGGTCGTGCTCAAGCGGTTCGCCGACTCGTCGGTGATTCTGGGCGTCCGCGTCTGGATCGACAACCCGAGTGCCCGCCGGAAGTGGCGCGCGCGGACGGCCGTCATCTCCGCGGTGAAATACGCCTTCGAGGAGGAGGGCATCAAGATCCCCTTCCCGCAGCGCGAACTCTCCTCGCGCGACGCGGAGGGCGACGTCCCGCTGGCCGGCGGTGGGGAACGCCATGAGGCGACGACCGACGGCGGAGGCGACGAATGA
- a CDS encoding helix-hairpin-helix domain-containing protein, whose product MSGGGGFDPNRFDPAKYEAVDFTVDLNLADEVEVDLSKLSSTEVTELESALVAREQRIATLQHRVVTAETNRSELQATVSTLESRNAELVDQLADARKSRVDLEARDLLGNFGKALDDVEADLGSAGYGVADVQVDLKAGVVNTDNGVRFHLPGVSETVRAESLSTIRFGVKPQTAAPELDYQRVPSVVGREVAEATALLRQAGFAVDATADAGVVVDQFPSSRAVAEPGEVVELTVEVPAEEESTDESAEERHSHRGDDGDRVETDDGHGETVDEAAAARPVEDVLDIGPTFGGRLREGGIETVGDVASADVERLATLTGASEERAGHWLDHAAQLLAGDPGGGDKQ is encoded by the coding sequence ATGAGTGGTGGCGGCGGCTTCGACCCGAACCGCTTCGATCCCGCGAAATACGAGGCAGTCGACTTCACCGTCGACCTGAATCTCGCCGACGAGGTGGAGGTCGACCTCTCGAAACTCTCCTCGACGGAGGTGACCGAACTGGAGTCCGCACTCGTCGCCCGCGAGCAACGCATCGCCACGCTCCAACACCGCGTCGTCACCGCCGAGACGAACCGCTCGGAGTTGCAGGCGACGGTGTCGACGCTGGAGTCGCGCAACGCCGAGTTGGTCGACCAGCTCGCCGACGCGCGTAAGAGCCGCGTCGACCTCGAAGCGCGGGACCTGCTCGGAAACTTCGGGAAGGCACTGGACGACGTGGAGGCGGACCTCGGCTCGGCGGGCTACGGCGTCGCCGACGTCCAGGTCGACCTGAAGGCCGGCGTGGTCAACACCGACAACGGCGTGCGGTTTCACCTCCCGGGCGTCTCCGAGACGGTCCGCGCGGAGTCGCTGTCGACCATCCGCTTCGGCGTCAAACCCCAGACGGCCGCACCCGAACTCGACTACCAGCGCGTCCCCTCGGTCGTCGGCCGCGAGGTGGCCGAGGCGACGGCACTCCTCCGACAGGCCGGATTCGCGGTCGACGCCACGGCCGACGCGGGCGTCGTCGTCGACCAGTTCCCGTCGAGTCGAGCGGTGGCCGAACCCGGCGAAGTCGTCGAGTTGACCGTCGAAGTCCCCGCCGAAGAGGAGTCGACGGACGAGTCGGCGGAGGAGAGGCACAGCCACCGCGGCGACGACGGCGACAGAGTGGAGACGGACGACGGCCACGGCGAGACTGTCGACGAGGCGGCCGCCGCCCGGCCGGTGGAGGACGTCCTCGACATCGGGCCGACCTTCGGCGGTCGGCTCCGCGAAGGGGGTATCGAGACGGTCGGCGACGTCGCCTCCGCCGACGTCGAGCGACTCGCGACGTTGACCGGTGCGTCCGAAGAGCGCGCCGGCCACTGGCTCGACCACGCCGCGCAGTTGCTCGCGGGCGACCCCGGCGGAGGCGACAAGCAGTGA
- a CDS encoding inner capsid protein VP7 — translation MSSPLRSGLHVALNRPRVLALVVAVVFVETALRVALGFVHPLASVVFPPVVAVAVLGAALPTVRGLAAGPSSTPDWQLPARLRERGRRLASAAVVCHVVALAVGVALFLLVDTPTRFAFYAVDGRPLPWPFVYAAPLPGVLLGTVLAWGPLATVVARVADGDSVSVAFETAVGSAVASPRWTATVLGLHLVALVIVLGAALTGFVFATQARVDLAFVVVLGGLVFLTGLLTLGFLYPVHAALANAAPERATVPARRVVLAVFVVSAAFAGAGAVRVTEYRPTPDLASASVESADPYAAAVDNTARTSYDVRYVEGVRGETRVFRRALEREDREYLTGSNASGWYTGYSDAGVTYRVFGTNPPFELSRRTVDGSTAAAVPGYWLARSQVEPTGQFGLPRADAGRWSVVDRTEDTVTVELTDGTDVYDALFDYRPENASYETAWVRMRVDTDRGVVTDGAARIDMTRRGEPLDLRREYTVQTGDDVDIQRPTELNPRRPSEWVWKLFAY, via the coding sequence GTGTCCTCCCCGCTCCGCTCCGGCCTCCACGTCGCGCTGAACCGGCCACGGGTGCTCGCCCTCGTCGTCGCCGTCGTCTTCGTCGAGACGGCACTCCGCGTCGCGCTCGGCTTCGTCCATCCGCTCGCGTCGGTCGTCTTCCCGCCCGTCGTCGCCGTCGCGGTTCTCGGTGCCGCGCTGCCGACCGTCCGCGGACTCGCGGCTGGCCCGTCGTCGACGCCCGACTGGCAGCTCCCGGCGCGACTGCGCGAGCGCGGCCGTCGACTTGCCAGCGCGGCTGTCGTCTGCCACGTCGTCGCGCTGGCAGTCGGTGTGGCCCTCTTTCTGCTCGTCGACACTCCCACCCGGTTCGCCTTCTACGCTGTCGACGGCAGGCCGCTCCCGTGGCCGTTCGTCTACGCCGCACCGCTGCCTGGCGTGCTCCTCGGGACAGTCCTCGCGTGGGGACCGTTGGCGACGGTCGTCGCCCGCGTGGCCGACGGAGACTCCGTTTCGGTCGCGTTCGAGACGGCGGTCGGCTCCGCAGTCGCGAGCCCCCGGTGGACGGCGACCGTCTTGGGACTGCATCTGGTCGCTCTCGTTATCGTGCTCGGTGCCGCTCTGACCGGGTTCGTCTTCGCGACGCAGGCACGGGTCGACCTCGCGTTCGTCGTCGTCCTCGGCGGACTCGTCTTTCTCACGGGACTGCTCACGCTCGGGTTCCTCTACCCCGTCCACGCGGCACTGGCGAACGCCGCTCCGGAGCGGGCGACGGTTCCCGCCCGGCGCGTCGTTCTCGCGGTCTTCGTCGTCAGCGCGGCCTTCGCCGGTGCGGGTGCGGTCCGGGTGACGGAGTACCGACCCACCCCGGACCTCGCGTCGGCCTCCGTAGAGTCGGCTGACCCGTACGCGGCGGCCGTCGACAACACCGCCCGCACGAGCTACGACGTACGGTACGTCGAAGGGGTTCGCGGCGAGACGCGCGTCTTCCGGCGGGCACTCGAACGCGAGGACCGCGAGTATCTGACCGGGAGCAACGCGTCGGGCTGGTACACCGGCTACAGCGATGCGGGGGTCACCTACCGCGTGTTCGGGACCAACCCGCCGTTCGAACTGAGCCGACGGACGGTCGACGGCAGCACCGCAGCGGCGGTTCCGGGATACTGGCTGGCCCGCAGCCAGGTCGAGCCGACCGGCCAGTTCGGACTGCCCCGCGCAGACGCCGGCCGGTGGAGCGTCGTCGACCGCACCGAAGACACGGTGACGGTCGAACTGACCGACGGCACCGACGTCTACGACGCACTCTTCGACTACCGGCCGGAGAACGCCAGCTACGAGACCGCGTGGGTCAGAATGCGCGTCGACACCGACCGTGGCGTCGTCACGGATGGCGCGGCTCGGATCGATATGACTCGACGGGGAGAACCGCTCGACCTCCGGCGGGAGTACACCGTCCAGACGGGCGACGACGTCGATATCCAACGCCCCACGGAGCTGAACCCGCGCCGTCCGAGCGAGTGGGTCTGGAAGCTCTTCGCGTACTGA
- a CDS encoding 5-methyltetrahydropteroyltriglutamate--homocysteine methyltransferase — translation MSKLVATTPGLFPLPDWAKDRLSDLKGHQKGDLISGDEGDDIVAAYGEARAEVIEDQLDAGLDRVGEGQLRWDDNLAHPLTVHDNVETGGIVRYYDNNNFYRDPQVVGDLTFSGDVAAELEAAHDVVDDEAPLQAVLPGPYSLADLATDEHYGGEAEFLDAVGDFLAGEVEAFPEHETLFLNEPSLVTNAPGDDTDELASEVVDRVAAATDADVVVNTYWGALDEKTYAHLMDADVDAIGFDFVAGDRQQTLYNINEYGTKADIALGLVDGQNTLVEEPETVRERVDWVQEQIASQDFETVYVTSNTELFYLPVNKAQQKLAVLAEAASLNEVKA, via the coding sequence ATGAGTAAACTCGTAGCGACGACACCCGGGCTCTTTCCCCTCCCCGACTGGGCGAAAGACCGGCTGTCCGACCTGAAAGGCCACCAGAAGGGCGATCTGATCTCCGGCGACGAGGGCGACGACATCGTCGCCGCCTACGGCGAGGCGCGCGCGGAAGTCATCGAAGACCAACTCGACGCCGGTCTCGACCGCGTCGGCGAAGGGCAGCTCCGCTGGGACGACAATCTCGCACATCCGCTGACCGTCCACGACAACGTCGAGACGGGCGGTATCGTCCGCTACTACGACAACAACAACTTCTACCGCGACCCGCAGGTCGTCGGCGACCTCACGTTCTCCGGCGACGTCGCCGCCGAACTGGAAGCGGCACACGACGTCGTCGACGACGAGGCTCCCCTGCAGGCCGTCCTCCCCGGCCCGTACTCGCTTGCGGACCTCGCGACCGACGAGCACTACGGCGGCGAGGCGGAGTTCCTCGACGCAGTCGGCGACTTCCTCGCCGGCGAGGTCGAGGCGTTCCCGGAGCACGAGACGCTGTTCCTCAACGAACCCTCGCTCGTGACGAACGCGCCCGGTGACGACACCGACGAACTCGCAAGCGAGGTCGTCGACCGCGTCGCCGCCGCAACCGACGCCGACGTCGTCGTCAACACCTACTGGGGTGCACTCGACGAGAAGACCTACGCGCATCTGATGGACGCCGACGTCGACGCCATCGGCTTCGACTTCGTCGCTGGCGACCGCCAGCAGACCCTCTACAACATCAACGAGTACGGCACGAAGGCCGACATCGCGCTCGGTCTCGTCGACGGGCAGAACACGCTCGTCGAGGAGCCGGAGACGGTCCGCGAGCGCGTCGACTGGGTCCAGGAACAGATCGCTTCGCAGGACTTCGAGACGGTCTACGTCACGTCCAACACCGAACTCTTCTACCTCCCGGTGAACAAAGCACAGCAGAAACTGGCCGTTCTGGCCGAGGCCGCGAGCCTCAACGAGGTGAAAGCATGA
- a CDS encoding class I SAM-dependent methyltransferase, which yields MDDYLSANCAHWDELAELHPETDFYDVESFLAGETTLMDLEREELADVVGGGTDLLHLQCHFGLDTLSWAREGATVTGVDFSPVAIETARELRDEAGIDEERARFVESDVYDISDVLDETFDLVFTSYGVLVWLPDLGRWAEVVSRFLKLGGTFYLAEIHPTFAMSETVGDDDWIQLPYAYSNDEAMSFETDEGSYADEDAELSKTTIYEWNHGVGDIVTALVDAGLDIEFVHEFPKSSYKRLDGMVEGDDGWWRLPDGPEIPMTLSVRATKAE from the coding sequence ATGGACGACTATCTCTCTGCGAACTGCGCCCACTGGGACGAGTTGGCCGAACTCCACCCGGAGACGGACTTCTACGACGTCGAGTCCTTCCTCGCGGGCGAGACGACGCTGATGGACCTCGAACGTGAGGAACTGGCCGACGTCGTCGGGGGCGGGACAGACCTGCTCCATCTCCAGTGTCACTTCGGGCTCGACACGCTCTCGTGGGCGCGCGAGGGCGCGACCGTGACCGGCGTCGACTTCTCCCCGGTCGCCATCGAAACCGCCCGTGAGTTGCGCGACGAGGCGGGTATCGACGAGGAACGTGCTCGGTTCGTCGAGAGCGACGTGTACGACATATCCGACGTACTCGACGAGACGTTCGACCTCGTCTTTACCTCCTACGGCGTGCTCGTCTGGCTCCCCGACCTCGGTCGCTGGGCCGAGGTCGTGTCGCGCTTCTTGAAGCTCGGCGGGACGTTCTACCTCGCAGAGATTCATCCGACCTTCGCCATGAGCGAGACCGTCGGCGACGACGACTGGATTCAGCTCCCCTACGCGTACTCGAACGACGAGGCGATGAGCTTCGAGACCGACGAGGGGAGCTACGCCGACGAGGACGCGGAGCTCTCGAAAACCACGATCTACGAGTGGAACCACGGCGTCGGCGACATCGTGACCGCGCTCGTCGATGCCGGGCTCGACATCGAGTTCGTCCACGAGTTTCCGAAGTCGAGCTACAAGCGACTCGACGGGATGGTCGAGGGCGACGACGGCTGGTGGCGACTACCCGACGGCCCGGAGATTCCGATGACGTTGTCGGTGCGGGCGACAAAGGCCGAGTGA
- a CDS encoding 50S ribosomal protein L24e, with the protein MPQNRDCDYCGADIEPGTGTMFVRTDGTVIHFCSSKCEKNADLGREARDLEWTEEGSRQ; encoded by the coding sequence ATGCCACAGAACCGTGACTGCGACTACTGCGGCGCGGACATCGAGCCCGGCACGGGCACGATGTTCGTCCGTACCGACGGGACAGTCATCCACTTCTGCTCCTCGAAGTGTGAGAAGAACGCCGACCTCGGTCGCGAAGCGCGCGACCTCGAATGGACCGAGGAAGGGAGCCGTCAATGA
- a CDS encoding 30S ribosomal protein S28e, translating into MSAEETASDSTSAEVIEVVGKTGMHGEAMQVKCRIREGSNQGRIITRNVLGPVREGDILQLRETQRDADSIGGQ; encoded by the coding sequence ATGAGCGCAGAAGAGACCGCCAGCGACTCGACGTCCGCCGAGGTCATCGAGGTCGTTGGCAAGACAGGGATGCACGGCGAGGCCATGCAGGTCAAGTGCCGCATCCGCGAGGGCTCGAACCAGGGCCGCATCATCACGCGGAACGTGCTCGGTCCCGTGCGGGAGGGCGACATCCTCCAGCTGCGCGAGACCCAGCGCGACGCCGACTCCATCGGAGGGCAGTAA
- a CDS encoding HemK2/MTQ2 family protein methyltransferase, which yields MTDEEQSSADGLADRRGMNVHVYQPAEDSGLLAQAAVEYPVSGTVLEVGTGSGWVSQQVQEKTDARVVGTDINPHACRQARERGVEAARANLLTPFRDGSLDAVLFNPPYLPTDPDNEWDDWMEHALSGGKSGRELIDPFLDDVGRVLAPDGVVLLLVSSLTGFDAVVKRAESQGFTVETAVQESYPFETLTVLALSE from the coding sequence ATGACGGACGAAGAGCAGTCCAGCGCGGACGGTCTCGCCGACCGACGCGGCATGAACGTCCACGTCTACCAGCCCGCGGAGGACTCGGGGTTGCTCGCGCAGGCGGCCGTCGAGTATCCCGTCTCGGGGACGGTGCTGGAAGTCGGCACCGGCTCGGGATGGGTCTCCCAACAGGTGCAGGAGAAGACTGACGCCCGCGTCGTCGGCACCGACATCAACCCGCACGCCTGTCGGCAGGCGCGTGAGCGCGGCGTCGAGGCCGCCCGGGCGAACCTCCTCACGCCGTTCCGCGACGGCTCGCTGGACGCCGTGCTGTTCAACCCGCCCTACCTCCCCACCGACCCGGACAACGAGTGGGACGACTGGATGGAACACGCCCTCTCGGGCGGCAAATCAGGGAGAGAACTCATCGACCCCTTCCTCGACGACGTGGGGCGGGTGCTTGCTCCCGACGGCGTCGTCCTGCTGCTCGTCAGCAGCCTCACCGGCTTCGACGCGGTCGTCAAGCGCGCCGAAAGCCAGGGATTCACCGTCGAGACGGCCGTCCAGGAGTCGTATCCCTTCGAGACGCTCACCGTGCTCGCGCTCTCTGAATAA
- a CDS encoding methionine synthase produces the protein MSRNPAANREQFRPEDHDNDHFLLTTIVGSYPKPKWLNRAKELSEDEESKFTADHLEEAYDDACEVITHEHERAGLDTVVDGEMRRNEMVEFFAHRIDGYEFNGPVKVWGHNYFNKPSVADEVEYDEPWLVDEFEFTTNVAEKPVKVPITGPYTLANWSFNEAYETEEELAYDLADLVNEEIEKLVEAGARYIQIDEPALATTPDDHAIVGECLERIVADIPEDIRIGLHVCYGDYSRIYPELNDYPIDEFDVELCNGDYEQIDVFTEPEFEPDLALGVVDAHTAEVEPVEEIKENILQGLKVVPPEKLTISPDCGLKLLPRDIAYGKMENMVKAAREVEQELDAGEIDLDVAAPKAD, from the coding sequence ATGAGCCGTAATCCCGCCGCAAACCGCGAACAGTTCCGCCCCGAGGACCACGACAACGACCACTTCCTGCTGACGACCATCGTCGGCAGCTACCCCAAGCCGAAGTGGCTGAACCGCGCGAAGGAGCTCTCCGAGGACGAGGAGTCGAAGTTCACCGCCGACCACCTCGAAGAGGCCTACGACGACGCCTGTGAGGTCATCACCCACGAACACGAGCGCGCCGGTCTCGACACCGTCGTCGACGGCGAGATGCGCCGCAACGAGATGGTCGAGTTCTTCGCCCACCGCATCGACGGCTACGAATTTAATGGTCCTGTCAAGGTCTGGGGACACAACTACTTCAACAAGCCCTCGGTAGCCGACGAGGTCGAATACGACGAACCGTGGCTCGTCGACGAGTTCGAATTCACCACGAACGTGGCCGAGAAGCCCGTCAAGGTGCCCATCACCGGCCCGTACACCCTCGCGAACTGGTCGTTCAACGAGGCCTACGAGACCGAGGAAGAACTCGCCTACGACCTCGCGGACCTCGTCAACGAGGAGATCGAGAAGCTCGTCGAAGCTGGCGCGCGCTACATCCAGATCGACGAACCCGCGCTCGCGACGACGCCGGACGACCACGCTATCGTCGGTGAATGTCTCGAGCGCATCGTCGCCGACATCCCCGAGGACATCCGCATCGGTCTCCACGTCTGTTACGGCGACTATTCGCGCATCTACCCCGAACTCAACGACTACCCCATCGACGAGTTCGACGTCGAACTCTGCAACGGCGACTACGAGCAGATCGACGTCTTCACCGAGCCGGAGTTCGAACCGGACCTCGCACTCGGCGTCGTCGACGCCCACACCGCCGAAGTCGAACCCGTCGAGGAGATCAAGGAGAACATCCTGCAGGGCCTCAAGGTCGTCCCGCCGGAGAAGCTCACCATCTCGCCCGACTGCGGCCTGAAGCTCCTGCCGCGCGACATCGCCTACGGCAAGATGGAGAACATGGTCAAAGCCGCCCGCGAGGTCGAACAGGAACTCGACGCCGGCGAGATCGACCTCGACGTCGCAGCTCCGAAGGCCGACTGA
- a CDS encoding sodium-dependent transporter: MSERETWATRAGFILAAVGSAVGLGNIWQFPFKTAQFGGASFLLVYLIAALGIGIPAMLAEFVIGRKTNLNTIDAFEKLGYRNWRIVGAIGLATGFWILSYYSVVGGWVLRYIGGSITGAYFSDPAAYFGQVSAGPEALALHAVFMALVVGIVALGIEDGIEKATKLMVPSVVVMLVGLAAFAFTLPGASEGYAYFLSPDFGALAANFTEIVPFAVGQAFFSLSLGMGAMITYASYIDGDESLFADSVTIVVLNSFVGILAGLVVLPLLFAQGIDPNTSGAGAVFVSVATAFAELPAGQVLGFVFFVVVLIAALSSAISLLEVVVSWAVDNTSYSRPVIATGLGGVIFALGIPSAWDTAWLTWFDNLAYQLLLPLSVLGILVFAGWVFGRPALGELLKGSDFGDGVGLTWLWTARTVVIVAVVGTLLLGLQTLFVGGAIVPPL, translated from the coding sequence ATGAGTGAACGAGAAACGTGGGCAACGAGGGCAGGATTCATCCTCGCGGCCGTCGGCAGTGCCGTCGGTCTCGGGAACATCTGGCAGTTCCCGTTCAAGACCGCACAGTTCGGGGGGGCGTCGTTCCTCCTCGTCTATCTGATCGCCGCGCTCGGCATCGGCATCCCCGCGATGCTCGCCGAGTTCGTCATCGGCCGGAAGACGAACCTGAACACCATCGACGCCTTCGAGAAACTCGGCTACCGCAACTGGCGTATCGTCGGCGCAATCGGGCTGGCGACGGGCTTCTGGATTCTGTCGTACTACAGCGTCGTCGGCGGCTGGGTGCTGCGCTACATCGGCGGCAGCATCACCGGCGCGTACTTCAGTGACCCGGCGGCCTACTTCGGGCAGGTTTCGGCCGGTCCGGAAGCACTCGCGCTCCACGCGGTCTTCATGGCACTCGTCGTCGGCATCGTCGCCCTCGGTATCGAGGACGGCATTGAGAAGGCGACGAAGCTGATGGTGCCGAGCGTCGTCGTCATGCTCGTCGGTCTCGCGGCCTTCGCGTTCACCCTGCCGGGTGCGAGCGAGGGCTACGCGTACTTCCTCTCGCCGGACTTCGGCGCGCTCGCCGCCAACTTCACCGAAATCGTCCCCTTCGCCGTCGGCCAGGCGTTTTTCTCGCTCTCGCTCGGCATGGGCGCGATGATCACCTACGCCTCCTACATCGACGGCGACGAGAGCCTGTTCGCCGACAGCGTCACCATCGTCGTGCTGAACTCCTTCGTCGGCATCCTCGCCGGTCTCGTCGTCCTGCCGCTGCTCTTCGCACAGGGTATCGACCCGAACACCAGCGGTGCCGGTGCGGTCTTCGTCAGCGTCGCCACGGCGTTCGCGGAGCTTCCGGCCGGGCAGGTCCTCGGCTTCGTCTTCTTCGTCGTCGTGCTCATCGCCGCGCTGTCGAGTGCGATCAGCCTCCTCGAAGTGGTCGTCTCGTGGGCCGTCGACAACACGTCTTACAGCCGTCCCGTCATCGCGACGGGACTCGGCGGCGTCATCTTCGCGCTCGGCATCCCCTCGGCGTGGGACACCGCCTGGCTGACGTGGTTCGACAACCTCGCGTACCAGCTGCTGCTGCCCCTCTCCGTGCTCGGCATCCTCGTCTTCGCCGGTTGGGTCTTCGGCCGCCCGGCACTCGGGGAACTGCTGAAGGGCAGCGACTTCGGTGACGGCGTCGGCCTGACGTGGCTCTGGACGGCCCGGACGGTCGTCATCGTCGCCGTCGTCGGCACGCTGCTGCTCGGTCTCCAGACGCTGTTCGTCGGTGGGGCCATCGTGCCGCCGCTCTGA
- the rpl7ae gene encoding 50S ribosomal protein L7Ae: protein MPVYVNFEVPADLQERAVEALEVARDTGSVKKGTNETTKAVERGNADLVFIAEDVSPEEIVMHLPELCEEKGISFIYVETQDDIGHASGLEVGSAAAAIVDAGEASEDVEDIAGKLEDLQ from the coding sequence ATGCCAGTTTACGTCAATTTCGAAGTCCCAGCCGACCTTCAGGAACGCGCCGTCGAGGCGCTCGAGGTCGCCCGAGACACAGGTAGTGTAAAGAAAGGAACCAACGAGACGACGAAAGCCGTCGAGCGCGGCAACGCCGACCTCGTCTTCATCGCCGAGGACGTCTCGCCGGAAGAGATCGTGATGCACCTTCCCGAACTCTGTGAGGAGAAGGGCATCTCGTTCATCTACGTCGAGACCCAGGACGACATCGGTCACGCGTCCGGTCTCGAAGTCGGCAGTGCCGCCGCGGCCATCGTCGACGCTGGCGAAGCCTCGGAGGACGTCGAGGACATCGCCGGTAAGCTCGAGGACCTGCAGTAA
- the ndk gene encoding nucleoside-diphosphate kinase — MSHHDERTFVMVKPDGVQRGLIGEIVSRFEDRGLKMVGGKFMQIDEELAHEHYGEHEGKPFFDGLVDFITSGPVFAMVWEGADATRQVRQMMGETDPAESAPGTIRGDFGLDLGQNVIHGSDHADEGANEREIELFFDDEELVDWDQTNAVWVYEDEDH; from the coding sequence ATGAGCCACCACGACGAGCGCACGTTCGTGATGGTCAAGCCCGACGGCGTCCAGCGCGGCCTCATCGGCGAGATCGTCTCTCGCTTCGAGGACCGCGGTCTCAAGATGGTCGGCGGCAAGTTCATGCAGATCGACGAGGAGCTCGCCCACGAGCACTACGGCGAGCACGAGGGCAAGCCGTTCTTCGACGGTCTCGTCGACTTCATCACGTCCGGTCCGGTCTTCGCGATGGTCTGGGAGGGAGCTGACGCGACCCGTCAGGTCCGCCAGATGATGGGCGAGACGGACCCCGCCGAATCCGCACCCGGTACCATCCGCGGTGACTTCGGTCTCGACCTCGGTCAGAACGTCATCCACGGTTCGGATCACGCTGACGAGGGCGCAAACGAGCGCGAGATCGAGCTGTTCTTCGACGACGAGGAACTCGTCGACTGGGACCAGACGAACGCCGTCTGGGTCTACGAAGACGAAGACCACTAA